One stretch of Akkermansia sp. RCC_12PD DNA includes these proteins:
- the rpsF gene encoding 30S ribosomal protein S6 yields the protein MRNYEALIVFNMKGTETTVEELINSVAATMKEEGADITATENVGRREFAYESHHLAAGQYVTYTFTADPSAIKTIRERLRLNPQIHLQYYKLIG from the coding sequence ATGAGAAATTACGAAGCTCTTATCGTATTCAACATGAAAGGTACGGAAACCACAGTTGAAGAACTGATCAATTCCGTAGCCGCCACGATGAAGGAAGAAGGTGCCGACATCACCGCCACCGAAAACGTAGGCCGCCGTGAATTCGCCTATGAATCCCACCATCTCGCCGCCGGCCAGTACGTGACCTACACCTTCACGGCGGACCCCTCCGCCATCAAGACCATCCGCGAACGTCTTCGCCTGAATCCCCAGATTCACCTTCAGTACTACAAGCTGATCGGCTAA
- a CDS encoding serine hydrolase — translation MSQDDSIAVQLPSRGRGNSRVAYLDRSIDQLIYDFMEEEKIPGMTLAIVQAPYIPRIVGYGVSNAETGLLASTNTLWPAAEISQGYAAIAAFQLVEQGGMEITDKVSRFVKDMPEAWKNVTILQLLQHSSGIPDYRKSSQYDAARDYDPAELLSLVRLADLEFPSGTDVRQSATNFLLLSMVVDAVAGMPYEEFVRQRQFLPLGLNHTMFGKDLGAVEQDNVREHGNRHTLFKSREAYVNPAETASGYAVKDGKIIPVPAPSRSSLRGFADIWSTPEEISFWDVCLAGSILVKDEKHRDMIYKPVRLDNGKIVPAMAGWQFPHHKGLMDIKGGIPGFSSYICRFTDPAELVCVTLTANREGVDLTNLARRIAGALDSGLGSSHLNDDSLYLYESVFGVDETMDRIEKILSARSIPVFARIDHGKNAREAGLEMPPSRVVIFGSPKVGTNLMLKNPGIATELPLHIAVWEDGRGSTWISFPHMEKIAKAYGVEDMPAIAAIRQLLRDIASRAANVY, via the coding sequence ATGTCCCAAGATGATTCCATTGCCGTGCAGCTCCCCTCGCGGGGGCGCGGAAATTCCCGTGTGGCCTATCTGGATCGGTCTATTGACCAGTTGATCTACGATTTCATGGAGGAGGAGAAAATTCCCGGCATGACGCTCGCCATTGTCCAGGCTCCCTACATCCCCCGTATTGTGGGCTATGGCGTGTCCAATGCGGAAACCGGACTCCTTGCCTCCACAAATACCCTGTGGCCCGCGGCGGAAATATCCCAGGGGTATGCCGCCATCGCCGCCTTCCAGCTGGTGGAACAGGGCGGCATGGAAATCACGGACAAGGTATCCCGTTTTGTCAAGGACATGCCGGAAGCGTGGAAAAACGTTACGATTCTACAGCTTTTGCAGCATTCCTCCGGAATTCCGGATTACAGGAAGTCCTCCCAGTATGATGCGGCGCGTGATTATGACCCGGCGGAGCTTCTGTCCCTGGTCAGGCTGGCGGATCTGGAATTTCCCTCCGGAACGGACGTACGGCAGAGCGCCACCAATTTTCTTCTTCTTTCCATGGTTGTTGACGCTGTGGCCGGAATGCCCTATGAGGAATTCGTCAGGCAGCGCCAGTTCCTGCCGCTGGGATTGAACCATACCATGTTCGGCAAGGACCTGGGAGCCGTGGAGCAGGATAACGTACGCGAACACGGCAACAGGCATACTCTGTTCAAATCGCGCGAAGCTTATGTAAACCCTGCTGAAACGGCCTCCGGATATGCCGTGAAGGACGGGAAGATTATTCCGGTTCCTGCGCCCTCCCGTTCTTCCCTGCGCGGTTTTGCGGACATCTGGTCCACGCCGGAGGAAATCAGCTTCTGGGATGTCTGTCTGGCAGGCTCCATCCTGGTGAAGGATGAAAAGCACCGGGACATGATTTACAAGCCCGTCCGCCTGGACAACGGGAAAATAGTTCCGGCCATGGCCGGCTGGCAGTTCCCGCACCACAAGGGGCTGATGGACATCAAAGGCGGAATTCCGGGATTTTCCTCTTACATCTGCCGGTTCACAGACCCTGCGGAGCTGGTGTGCGTGACGCTGACCGCCAACAGGGAAGGGGTAGACCTGACCAATCTGGCTCGCCGCATTGCCGGCGCCCTGGACTCCGGGCTCGGTTCCAGCCATCTGAATGACGACTCTCTGTACCTTTACGAAAGCGTATTCGGGGTGGATGAAACGATGGACCGTATTGAAAAGATATTGTCTGCCCGCTCCATTCCCGTTTTTGCCAGGATTGACCATGGAAAAAATGCACGGGAAGCGGGGTTGGAAATGCCGCCCTCCCGGGTTGTCATCTTTGGCTCCCCCAAGGTAGGAACGAACCTGATGCTGAAAAATCCAGGCATTGCCACGGAATTGCCCCTGCACATCGCCGTGTGGGAAGACGGCAGGGGAAGCACCTGGATCAGCTTTCCCCATATGGAGAAAATCGCTAAAGCATACGGTGTGGAAGACATGCCCGCCATTGCCGCCATTCGCCAGCTGCTCCGGGACATTGCCTCCCGGGCAGCCAATGTTTATTGA
- a CDS encoding DUF805 domain-containing protein translates to MPDVSISTPTPASLPAQASASPLEYWKKGFLHYAEFRGCASRPEFWWFMALPLLALVPALAGYIITDWLHIPNRRVSVYGDALTILLWVALVLPCVAVTFRRLHDTGRSGFWALVLLLPFGFGRLLFFYLTLSESKTENNKYCGNASVRASAAPAAAEQGPAQEQAAQPLTPFYLYWLISLRKLTTAAGRASRAEFWSFFLLSLFLFLPLGYNMVDYDSTVLHPYFSPSREILLYIAQPQDALILLAHACVNPTFYFFYQSGDLSTLSLELLIGVAGFNIMFNAAAAMRRLHDGNLSGKFILIPVCIFIISVLLIILLRVIPGDITPYLPYLTLCSNLMDQLSILFLAMMLIKGTTGPNKYGTLPQKITVS, encoded by the coding sequence ATGCCGGACGTCTCCATTTCCACCCCCACCCCCGCATCCCTCCCTGCGCAAGCTTCAGCTTCCCCCCTTGAATACTGGAAAAAAGGATTTCTTCATTACGCAGAATTCAGGGGATGCGCCTCTCGCCCGGAATTCTGGTGGTTCATGGCACTCCCTCTTCTGGCCCTGGTTCCGGCCCTAGCGGGCTATATCATTACGGACTGGCTGCATATTCCCAACAGGAGGGTGAGCGTTTACGGAGATGCCCTGACCATTCTCCTGTGGGTTGCGCTGGTGCTTCCCTGCGTGGCCGTCACGTTCAGGCGCCTGCACGATACGGGCAGAAGCGGGTTCTGGGCACTCGTCCTTCTGCTTCCCTTCGGCTTCGGACGCCTGCTCTTTTTCTATCTGACTTTGAGCGAAAGCAAAACGGAAAACAATAAATACTGCGGAAACGCCTCCGTACGGGCATCCGCCGCTCCGGCCGCTGCGGAACAGGGGCCGGCTCAGGAACAAGCCGCGCAACCGTTGACGCCCTTTTATCTTTACTGGCTCATCAGCCTGCGGAAGCTGACTACGGCGGCGGGACGGGCTTCCAGAGCGGAATTCTGGTCCTTTTTCCTTCTCTCCCTCTTCCTGTTCCTGCCACTGGGGTATAACATGGTGGACTACGACAGCACGGTCCTGCATCCGTATTTTTCCCCTTCCCGTGAAATCCTGCTTTACATCGCCCAGCCTCAGGACGCCCTGATCCTGCTGGCCCATGCCTGCGTCAATCCCACTTTTTATTTCTTCTACCAGTCCGGAGACCTGAGCACACTTTCCCTGGAACTGCTGATCGGTGTGGCGGGATTCAATATAATGTTCAACGCCGCAGCGGCCATGCGCCGCCTGCACGACGGCAACCTGAGCGGCAAATTCATCCTCATACCCGTCTGCATTTTCATCATCTCCGTCCTGCTCATCATCCTGCTGCGCGTGATTCCGGGTGACATCACCCCATACCTGCCCTACCTGACGCTGTGCTCCAACCTGATGGACCAGCTTTCCATCCTGTTCCTGGCCATGATGCTGATCAAAGGAACAACCGGGCCGAACAAGTACGGCACCCTTCCGCAAAAAATAACCGTATCCTGA
- the pdxA gene encoding 4-hydroxythreonine-4-phosphate dehydrogenase PdxA, whose amino-acid sequence MKPVIGYTLGDQAGIGPEVVAAALSSGELPAGAEYRLIGRRENVPVGRPNPESANYAFEHLEQAAQALREGVIDAVVTAPVCKETLHVAGFRWPGQTEFFAERLETENYAMCLTGKKLTVGLATIHTSLQSVPSLLNTGELVRIGMLLKDFCRRKGISRPRIALAALNPHAGEHGAFGNEDESIISPAVERLKELCPEALFEGPSVPDCVYREAAEGLYDAVLAPYHDQGLIPLKLVDFHTAVNVTLGLPSPRLSPDHGTAFNLAGTGKANPSSTIHAFQLAVRMASAR is encoded by the coding sequence ATGAAACCGGTCATTGGATACACGCTGGGCGACCAGGCGGGCATAGGCCCGGAAGTGGTCGCCGCCGCCTTGTCCTCCGGAGAACTTCCGGCGGGAGCGGAATACCGGCTCATCGGACGCCGGGAAAACGTTCCCGTGGGCAGGCCGAATCCGGAATCCGCCAATTATGCCTTTGAACATCTGGAACAGGCGGCCCAAGCTCTCCGGGAAGGAGTAATCGACGCCGTCGTGACCGCCCCCGTATGCAAGGAAACGCTGCACGTGGCGGGCTTCCGCTGGCCGGGACAGACGGAATTTTTTGCAGAACGCCTGGAAACGGAGAATTACGCCATGTGCCTGACCGGGAAAAAATTGACGGTAGGCCTGGCGACCATCCACACCTCCCTGCAAAGCGTGCCCTCCTTGCTGAATACGGGGGAGCTGGTCCGCATCGGAATGCTGCTGAAAGATTTCTGCCGCCGCAAGGGCATTTCAAGGCCGCGCATCGCCCTGGCGGCCCTGAATCCCCACGCGGGAGAACACGGCGCCTTCGGCAATGAGGATGAATCCATCATTTCTCCGGCCGTGGAACGGCTGAAGGAATTATGCCCGGAAGCCCTGTTTGAAGGCCCTTCCGTTCCCGATTGCGTGTACCGGGAGGCGGCGGAAGGACTTTATGACGCCGTGCTGGCTCCCTACCACGACCAGGGTCTGATTCCCCTGAAGCTGGTGGACTTCCACACCGCCGTCAACGTCACGCTGGGCCTTCCTAGCCCCCGCCTGAGCCCGGACCACGGCACCGCCTTCAATCTGGCGGGCACGGGAAAAGCCAACCCGTCCAGCACCATCCATGCCTTCCAACTGGCTGTCCGGATGGCTTCGGCGCGTTAA
- a CDS encoding valine--pyruvate transaminase, with the protein MMQLSEIGGHLTARTGIDDLMEDLFKALHSGDPGLCQLNGGSPAVIPEVTELWRRSMMELVRDGRFDVLVGHYAHPGGDPAFIRALARFLNDRCGWNLKPENIAITQGGQMACFTLFNMLAGPCAEGGIREILFPLCPDYVGYQSQSLCGGVMFRGIRPGIRMLDEHLFKYVIDFDRLDVRPETAAVCMSRPTNPTGNVVTDEELDRLRALTSRAGVPLMIDNAYGAPLPNICFVPVKPVWDENMILTMSLSKIGLPGTRTGIVIARPDIIRAVVSMVTTSSLCPNNLGQALVTPYLEDGTLEHVCRETLTPFYRSRADFALSLLPELFGEEIPWRVHKSEGAMFLWLWFEGLPITCQELYERCKARGCFVNPGHHFFFALPEGREPWPHRHECIRISFTQTEELLRKGLSIVADEVKRAYTHS; encoded by the coding sequence ATGATGCAATTATCGGAGATAGGAGGCCATCTGACGGCCAGGACCGGGATTGATGATTTGATGGAGGATTTGTTCAAGGCCCTCCATTCCGGAGATCCCGGCCTGTGCCAGTTGAACGGGGGGAGCCCCGCCGTGATTCCGGAAGTGACGGAACTGTGGCGGCGCAGCATGATGGAACTGGTCCGGGACGGGCGGTTTGACGTGCTCGTGGGCCATTACGCCCATCCGGGGGGCGACCCTGCCTTTATTCGTGCCCTGGCCCGCTTTCTCAATGACCGCTGCGGCTGGAACCTGAAGCCGGAGAACATCGCCATCACCCAGGGCGGCCAGATGGCCTGCTTCACGCTTTTCAATATGCTTGCCGGCCCCTGTGCGGAAGGCGGCATCCGTGAAATTCTCTTTCCCCTTTGTCCCGATTATGTGGGCTACCAGTCCCAGTCCCTGTGCGGCGGCGTGATGTTCCGCGGCATCCGCCCTGGAATCCGCATGCTGGACGAGCATTTGTTCAAGTACGTGATCGACTTTGACCGTCTGGACGTCCGCCCGGAAACGGCTGCCGTCTGCATGTCCCGCCCCACGAATCCGACGGGCAACGTGGTGACGGACGAGGAGCTGGACCGCCTGCGGGCGTTGACTTCCCGCGCCGGAGTGCCGCTGATGATCGACAACGCGTACGGCGCGCCACTGCCCAATATCTGCTTTGTCCCGGTCAAGCCCGTTTGGGACGAGAACATGATCCTGACCATGAGCCTGTCCAAGATCGGACTGCCAGGCACGCGCACCGGAATCGTGATCGCCCGGCCGGACATCATCCGCGCCGTGGTCAGCATGGTTACGACTTCCTCCCTGTGCCCCAACAATCTGGGGCAGGCGCTGGTGACTCCCTATCTGGAGGATGGCACGCTGGAGCACGTGTGCCGTGAAACACTGACGCCGTTTTACCGGAGCAGGGCTGACTTCGCTCTGTCCCTGTTGCCGGAACTTTTCGGGGAAGAGATTCCCTGGCGCGTGCACAAAAGCGAAGGGGCCATGTTCCTGTGGCTGTGGTTTGAGGGTCTCCCCATCACCTGCCAGGAATTGTATGAACGCTGCAAGGCTCGCGGCTGTTTCGTGAATCCGGGCCATCATTTCTTCTTTGCCCTGCCGGAGGGCCGGGAGCCGTGGCCCCACAGGCATGAGTGCATACGCATCAGCTTCACTCAGACTGAAGAACTGCTGCGCAAGGGGCTTTCCATCGTGGCTGACGAAGTGAAGCGCGCCTATACCCATTCCTAA
- a CDS encoding thioredoxin family protein, whose translation MNTFALPIVAALIAGAAVASETWSTNPAEAMQQAAAQKKGVMLEFTGSDWCGACISQKTQAFSLPQVQEAIGRAFIPVELDFPRKKQQDEQTRASFDSYKKSYGITGFPSLVFTDAQGRPVHSVVGYGSPEQVMKDTAQAEKALKAQQELTDKLEGKLSSQERRDTLVQLLKTVPQSSIRTFYKPALEELGTLDPQDTTGIRAALERKDLLKTQSTEMVQNLRENNFYALAAKEPGKAIAILDNSLKKDGLLPEIRQSLLLTKARLLIQQNRVNEVEEPLKSAISLLPDSDDGRACSRLLANLPTIKKERENLKPGEQPPLPPGAIPAVKCIVPPAAKK comes from the coding sequence ATGAATACATTCGCATTGCCTATCGTGGCCGCGCTCATTGCCGGTGCGGCCGTAGCTTCCGAAACGTGGAGCACCAACCCTGCGGAAGCCATGCAGCAGGCCGCCGCCCAAAAGAAGGGAGTCATGCTGGAATTCACCGGATCGGACTGGTGCGGCGCCTGCATCTCGCAGAAGACGCAGGCTTTTTCCCTTCCGCAAGTCCAGGAGGCCATCGGGCGTGCCTTTATCCCCGTAGAATTGGATTTTCCACGTAAAAAACAACAGGACGAACAGACCAGGGCATCTTTTGATTCCTACAAGAAATCCTATGGCATCACCGGCTTCCCGTCCCTGGTCTTCACGGACGCGCAGGGCAGGCCCGTCCACTCCGTCGTGGGATACGGCAGTCCGGAACAGGTCATGAAAGACACGGCCCAGGCGGAAAAGGCCCTTAAAGCCCAGCAGGAGTTGACGGACAAACTGGAAGGGAAGCTCTCCAGCCAGGAGCGCAGGGACACGCTTGTCCAGCTTTTAAAGACAGTGCCGCAGTCCAGCATCCGGACTTTCTACAAGCCGGCCCTGGAAGAACTGGGCACGCTGGACCCGCAGGATACTACCGGCATCCGTGCCGCCCTGGAACGGAAAGACCTGCTTAAAACCCAGTCCACGGAAATGGTGCAAAACCTCAGGGAAAACAATTTTTACGCATTGGCTGCCAAAGAGCCCGGCAAAGCCATCGCCATCCTGGACAATTCCCTGAAAAAGGACGGTCTTCTCCCGGAGATCAGGCAGTCCCTTCTGCTGACAAAGGCGCGTCTTCTCATCCAGCAGAACAGGGTGAATGAAGTGGAAGAGCCCCTGAAAAGCGCCATCTCCCTTCTTCCGGACAGCGACGACGGCCGCGCTTGCAGCAGGCTCCTGGCCAACCTGCCTACCATCAAAAAGGAACGGGAAAACTTGAAGCCGGGAGAACAGCCGCCTCTGCCGCCCGGAGCCATTCCGGCCGTCAAATGCATCGTTCCGCCCGCCGCCAAGAAGTAA
- a CDS encoding ATP-dependent 6-phosphofructokinase has protein sequence MNIGVLNSGGDCPGLNAVIEGVVGAASRRGWNVVGFYDGFEGLLSEEGDDRFEWLTPAGCRGLRAKGGTILGTVNKGNFAIKVGVGQKGEIEPSVLEKTKATVKRLGLDALIVVGGDGSQSTALLLAEIGLPVVGVPKTIDNDLGATDVTFGFNSAVAIVSESLDRLETTANAHQRMMVVEVMGRHAGWIALEGGIAGSADVILLPEIPFSLENVVECIKARKAAGQREILVVVSEGARLADELVLLNEKTQGEVRLGGIGKVISKKLEEATGIETRSCVLGHIQRGGSPCAYDRILGVRFGSYAVELVERKKFSYMVALKGTQMVAVPIEEAVKTLKLVDPDCQMVRTARDLGVCFGD, from the coding sequence ATGAATATTGGTGTTTTGAATAGCGGCGGGGATTGTCCCGGCCTGAACGCAGTTATTGAGGGCGTTGTCGGTGCGGCATCCCGCCGTGGATGGAATGTCGTGGGTTTTTACGATGGGTTTGAAGGCCTTCTCTCCGAAGAGGGCGATGACCGTTTTGAATGGCTGACCCCTGCCGGGTGCCGCGGTCTGCGTGCCAAGGGAGGCACCATTCTGGGGACCGTGAACAAGGGGAACTTCGCCATCAAGGTGGGCGTGGGGCAGAAGGGGGAAATCGAACCGTCCGTCCTGGAAAAGACGAAAGCTACCGTCAAGCGCCTGGGGCTGGACGCCCTGATCGTGGTGGGCGGCGACGGCTCACAGTCCACGGCTCTTCTTCTCGCTGAAATCGGCCTGCCTGTCGTCGGCGTGCCGAAGACCATTGACAATGACCTGGGCGCTACGGACGTGACCTTCGGCTTCAACAGTGCCGTGGCCATCGTGTCCGAATCCCTGGACCGTTTGGAAACCACCGCCAACGCGCACCAGCGCATGATGGTGGTGGAAGTGATGGGCCGCCATGCCGGATGGATTGCCTTGGAAGGGGGCATCGCGGGCAGTGCGGATGTGATCCTTTTGCCGGAAATCCCGTTCTCCCTGGAGAATGTGGTAGAATGCATCAAGGCCCGCAAGGCCGCGGGACAGCGTGAAATTCTTGTGGTAGTTTCCGAAGGCGCGCGCCTGGCGGACGAACTGGTGCTTCTGAACGAGAAAACCCAGGGGGAAGTGCGTCTGGGGGGCATCGGCAAGGTGATCTCCAAAAAACTGGAGGAGGCGACGGGCATTGAAACCCGCTCCTGCGTCCTGGGACACATCCAGCGCGGCGGTTCTCCCTGCGCTTACGACCGCATTCTGGGCGTGCGCTTCGGCAGTTATGCCGTGGAGCTGGTGGAACGCAAAAAGTTCAGCTACATGGTTGCCCTCAAGGGAACGCAGATGGTTGCCGTTCCCATTGAAGAGGCCGTGAAGACCCTCAAGCTGGTTGACCCGGACTGCCAGATGGTGCGTACGGCTCGCGACCTGGGCGTTTGCTTCGGCGATTGA
- the zupT gene encoding zinc transporter ZupT, whose protein sequence is MDLSTNHILTVFLLTTLAGLATGIGGFIAFFMKKTDTKALTFSLGFSGGVMVYISLVELLGEAQHRLIEFKGHTAGSWIAIASFFGGIAVAALIDYLVPEDENPHEARGPEDIHGNGSGEFSSAKIKRSGVLFALAIGIHNFPEGIATFAAGLDSLTLGTSIALAVAVHNIPEGIAVAVPLYYGTGSRKKAVFYSFLSGLAEPVGAAIAMIFLFHFLTPTVLSVLFASVAGIMVFISFDELLPMAERWGHHHMSIIGIIAGMLLMAVVLV, encoded by the coding sequence ATGGACCTTTCCACCAACCACATTCTCACCGTCTTTCTGCTGACAACGCTGGCGGGACTTGCCACCGGCATAGGAGGCTTTATCGCCTTCTTCATGAAAAAGACGGACACGAAGGCGCTCACCTTCTCCCTGGGCTTCTCCGGCGGCGTGATGGTGTACATTTCCCTGGTGGAACTGCTGGGGGAGGCCCAGCACCGCCTGATCGAATTTAAAGGCCACACGGCAGGGTCCTGGATCGCGATTGCCTCCTTCTTCGGAGGAATCGCCGTGGCGGCGCTGATTGACTACCTGGTGCCGGAAGACGAAAATCCGCACGAAGCGCGCGGACCGGAAGACATCCACGGCAACGGTAGCGGAGAATTCTCCTCCGCCAAAATCAAAAGGTCCGGCGTCCTGTTCGCTCTGGCCATAGGCATCCACAACTTTCCGGAAGGCATCGCCACCTTTGCCGCGGGGCTGGACTCGCTGACTCTGGGGACGTCCATCGCCTTGGCCGTGGCCGTGCACAACATTCCAGAAGGAATCGCCGTGGCCGTTCCTCTTTACTACGGCACGGGAAGCCGGAAGAAAGCCGTGTTCTACTCCTTCCTGTCAGGCCTGGCTGAACCTGTCGGCGCGGCGATTGCCATGATCTTCCTGTTCCACTTCCTGACGCCCACGGTACTCTCCGTCCTGTTTGCCTCCGTGGCCGGAATCATGGTCTTCATTTCCTTTGACGAACTGCTGCCCATGGCGGAACGCTGGGGCCACCACCACATGTCCATCATAGGCATCATCGCCGGCATGCTGCTGATGGCCGTCGTCCTGGTCTGA
- the gmk gene encoding guanylate kinase — protein MKQHLGTLLVVSGPSGSGKTTLCRRATENGLCVYSISCTTRQPRPGEVNGVDYHFLTPSEFAARVEKGDFLEYAEVHGNRYGTLKADILDLLEQGKTVVMDIDVQGAAQVRACRDGILPRCYADVYIHVPQQELKKRLCGRQTDGDETISLRLRNAAQEDACLPQYQYCLVSSDREADYAAFSALIKCQSMRVGLMRE, from the coding sequence ATGAAACAGCATTTGGGAACTTTGCTGGTGGTTTCTGGTCCCTCCGGTTCCGGAAAGACGACTTTATGCCGCCGGGCGACGGAAAACGGACTGTGCGTGTACAGCATTTCCTGCACGACCCGCCAGCCCAGGCCGGGAGAGGTGAACGGCGTGGACTACCACTTCCTGACTCCCTCCGAATTCGCCGCCAGGGTGGAGAAGGGGGATTTTCTGGAATACGCGGAGGTACACGGCAACCGCTACGGCACGCTGAAGGCGGACATTCTGGACCTTCTGGAACAGGGGAAAACCGTGGTGATGGATATTGACGTGCAGGGGGCTGCCCAGGTCCGCGCGTGCCGGGACGGCATTCTTCCCCGGTGTTATGCGGACGTTTACATTCATGTGCCGCAGCAGGAGTTGAAAAAGCGCCTTTGCGGACGGCAGACGGATGGTGATGAAACCATTTCCCTGCGTCTGCGGAACGCCGCGCAGGAAGACGCCTGCCTGCCGCAGTACCAGTACTGCCTGGTTTCCTCCGACCGGGAGGCGGATTACGCCGCTTTTTCCGCCCTGATCAAGTGCCAGTCCATGCGCGTGGGACTGATGCGGGAATAG
- a CDS encoding serine hydrolase, whose product MKKLFAFLLTLACAFQFSAQAQEKPSYIAIEANSGKLLFSSNAEARRPVASLSQVATAMVTLDWVARTRLPLDTFITVPQEAFGLRAGNPMDLQPGDRLTLRDALYSTLLGADNVSALTIASFVGRDLVSRRGSGTPIAAFVSEMNNLARSLRMTKTRFTAPHGLDAGNAVSTSCALDMALLGMYSMQNPAFCYIVSQASRRIGVQSQTKGTTMYDISNNNKMMSTSGVDGIKAGSSRAAGQCLLLSATRNAIARRSPQTGTEVIYPQRMIIAVLGTGERYSLARQMLNTGWRVWENWQASGMDMKDPKEFVQLPVKSGTEKR is encoded by the coding sequence ATGAAAAAGTTATTTGCATTCCTTCTGACGCTGGCCTGCGCGTTCCAGTTTTCCGCCCAGGCGCAGGAGAAGCCCAGCTACATCGCCATTGAAGCCAATTCCGGCAAGCTTCTTTTCAGTTCCAACGCGGAAGCCAGAAGGCCCGTGGCCAGCCTATCCCAGGTGGCTACCGCCATGGTGACCCTGGACTGGGTGGCCCGCACGCGCCTGCCCCTGGATACGTTCATTACCGTTCCCCAGGAAGCGTTTGGCCTCCGCGCCGGGAATCCCATGGACCTTCAGCCTGGCGACCGCCTGACGTTGCGGGATGCCCTGTATTCCACCCTGCTGGGGGCGGACAATGTCTCCGCCCTGACGATAGCCTCCTTTGTGGGCCGTGACCTGGTGTCCCGCCGGGGCAGCGGCACTCCCATTGCCGCCTTTGTGTCGGAAATGAACAATCTGGCCCGTTCCCTCAGAATGACCAAGACGCGCTTCACCGCCCCCCACGGCCTGGATGCCGGCAATGCCGTTTCCACCTCCTGCGCCCTGGACATGGCCCTGCTGGGCATGTACAGCATGCAGAATCCCGCCTTCTGCTATATCGTCTCCCAGGCGAGCCGCCGCATCGGCGTCCAGTCCCAGACCAAGGGAACGACGATGTATGATATTTCCAACAACAACAAGATGATGAGCACTTCCGGCGTGGACGGCATCAAGGCGGGCTCCTCCCGCGCCGCCGGACAATGCCTGCTGCTCAGCGCCACGCGGAACGCCATCGCCCGCCGCAGCCCCCAGACCGGGACGGAAGTGATTTATCCCCAGCGCATGATCATTGCGGTGCTTGGGACCGGAGAACGCTATTCCCTGGCACGCCAGATGCTGAATACCGGCTGGCGCGTGTGGGAAAACTGGCAGGCCTCCGGGATGGACATGAAAGATCCCAAGGAGTTCGTGCAGCTCCCTGTGAAATCTGGTACAGAAAAGCGATAG
- a CDS encoding YicC/YloC family endoribonuclease has translation MNSMTGFGRAVAQTDRYNIPVEISGVNRKQTEIAVNVPRNCAEWDAPVRSIVQGSVSRGRVGVSISLERTEEADGSLQLDERKLASLVGLLNRASDLAARPMTLQASDLLRLDIIASEAETALSPEEAWPAVEEALRAALKDFLAMRAAEGANLKADVLGKLETLEKYRNKIAEHAPSVPVRLREAMLKRLAEADLSVSADDERIIREVALFADKCDISEETTRLSSHFDQFRTLCDSSAPAGRPLDFLCQEIFREFNTIGSKANDSTLSHLVVAAKTELEKIREQVQNIE, from the coding sequence ATGAACAGCATGACCGGCTTTGGTAGAGCCGTTGCCCAGACAGACCGTTACAACATTCCAGTTGAAATATCCGGAGTAAACCGCAAGCAGACGGAAATAGCCGTCAACGTGCCGCGCAACTGCGCGGAGTGGGATGCCCCCGTGCGCTCCATCGTGCAGGGAAGCGTTTCCCGTGGCCGCGTAGGTGTTTCCATCTCCCTGGAACGGACGGAGGAAGCGGACGGCTCCCTCCAATTGGACGAAAGGAAGCTGGCCTCCCTAGTGGGGCTGCTGAACCGCGCCTCCGATCTGGCGGCCCGGCCCATGACGTTGCAGGCGTCCGACCTGCTGAGGCTGGACATCATCGCCTCCGAGGCGGAAACCGCGCTTTCCCCGGAGGAAGCATGGCCTGCGGTGGAAGAGGCCCTCAGGGCGGCCCTGAAAGATTTCCTCGCCATGCGCGCGGCGGAGGGCGCCAACCTGAAGGCGGATGTGCTCGGCAAGCTGGAAACCCTGGAAAAGTACCGGAACAAGATCGCGGAACACGCCCCTTCCGTTCCCGTCAGGCTGAGGGAAGCCATGCTCAAGCGCCTGGCGGAAGCGGACCTTTCCGTCTCTGCGGATGACGAGCGCATCATCCGGGAAGTGGCCCTGTTTGCGGACAAATGCGACATTTCCGAGGAGACCACGCGCCTTTCCTCCCACTTTGACCAATTCCGCACCCTGTGCGATTCTTCCGCCCCCGCCGGAAGGCCATTGGACTTCCTTTGCCAGGAGATTTTCCGGGAATTCAACACCATCGGTTCCAAGGCGAACGACTCCACGCTGTCCCATCTGGTGGTGGCCGCCAAGACGGAACTGGAAAAAATCAGGGAACAGGTTCAGAATATCGAATAA